In the genome of Triticum urartu cultivar G1812 chromosome 5, Tu2.1, whole genome shotgun sequence, one region contains:
- the LOC125508069 gene encoding mitochondrial import inner membrane translocase subunit Tim9 produces the protein MDKSMLGDLDNLPDEDKMRMSAMIEQLQMRDSLRMYNALVETCFKDCVDTFRRKTLDKQEESCVRRCAEKFLKHSMRVGMRFAELNQGVATPD, from the exons ATGGACAAGAGCATGCTCGGCGACCTCGACAACCTCCCCGATGAGGACAAGATGCGCATGTCCGCCATGATCGAACAGCTGCAGATGCGTGACAG TCTACGGATGTACAATGCGCTGGTGGAGACGTGCTTCAAGGACTGTGTTGACACATTCCGGAGGAAGACGCTGGACAAGCAAGAGGAGTCGTGTGTCCGCCGCTGTGCCGAGAAGTTCCTGAAGCACTCCATGAGGGTTGGCATGCGATTTGCTGAGCTTAACCAAGGCGTTGCCACACCTGACTAA
- the LOC125508068 gene encoding uncharacterized protein LOC125508068 translates to MAEPKAAKSKSSSKSKKHHQQGDGEASKKATKAKAEATAAPAPSLDAHFKPCADVAGLRFGAQLVTRALTVRRAGPLELPHLLRVVVPDAGAGQSTKGKGAQPLSFAPTTTAYIPTNFAILAHHAWHTLTLGLGTKNSKAAVFVFESAAMKAAADAAWPQVLPLGDVGKRLLRAAPGAPEMARFKFRKGCVTFYVYAVRTARARGFARADELRAVIEAVAKLKDFLDHTAMLALPGQRSIDAAAPVGIVH, encoded by the coding sequence ATGGCGGAACCCAAGGCGGCCAAGAGCAAGTCGTCGTCCAAGTCCAAGAAACACCACCAGCAGGGGGACGGCGAGGCGTCCAAGAAGGCGACCAAGGCGAAGGCCGAGGCCACGGCCGCTCCGGCGCCGTCGCTCGACGCTCACTTCAAGCCGTGCGCCGACGTGGCGGGCCTCCGCTTCGGCGCGCAGCTCGTCACGCGCGCGCTCACCGTGCGCCGCGCCGGCCCGCTCGAGCTGCCGCACCTGCTCCGAGTCGTCGTCCCCGACGCCGGCGCCGGGCAGAGCACGAAGGGCAAAGGGGCGCAGCCGCTGTCGTTCGCGCCGACGACGACCGCGTACATCCCGACCAACTTCGCTATCCTGGCGCACCACGCGTGGCACACGCTCACGCTCGGGCTCGGCACCAAGAACTCCAAGGCCGCCGTCTTCGTCTTCGAGTCGGCCGCCATGAaggccgccgccgacgccgcctgGCCGCAGGTCCTGCCGCTCGGGGACGTCGGGAAGCGCCTCCTCCGCGCTGCCCCGGGCGCGCCGGAGATGGCCCGCTTCAAGTTCCGCAAGGGCTGCGTCACCTTCTACGTCTACGCCGTCCGGACCGCCCGCGCGCGCGGGTTCGCGCGCGCCGATGAGCTCAGGGCAGTCATCGAGGCCGTCGCCAAGCTCAAGGACTTCTTGGACCACACTGCCATGCTCGCGCTCCCGGGTCAGAGGAGCATTGACGCCGCCGCTCCGGTCGGCATCGTGCATTGA